The following are encoded together in the Vibrio splendidus genome:
- a CDS encoding chitinase, with protein MLKIKYLATVLGCTLAAQSHASLNIQPDPQNPNGYLVEKSALQAAEQAKTSDPMYAIWSQALQTRPNSIVEAIEPGLASNPENVKRVERVFPQSEWDFLTQMAAPEYTYTRFLRAIGKFPAFCGEYTDGRDSDAICKKSIITAFAHFSQETGGHIAIDNTSDNPLALEEWQQALVHVREMGWSEGQEGYTTGCGQNDWQNARWPCAAGQGYFGRGAKQLSYHFNYGAFSEVMFDGDATVLLNNPGLVADSWLNLASAIWFFLTPQAPKPAMLHVIDRTWTPSQRELDAGIGYGFGTTINVINGGIECGEQNKDKGQPVNRIRYWEGLAAHYQIPVEADEANTCWQQTPYGSLNLNGATDVLYTNWDGNWKYYADRPEGYSFECELVGFQTAYSALVAGDYEKCVTNFYGSHASWPEVKVVDKLDPVDPGTDPGVNGWSATKVYNAGDQVTHNGATYEAKWWTQGDDPANGGPWKLIAGEPTPPVVTDPAPVDPTPVDPTPVEPPVTEPPVVVDPSVFITWQAGVSQVSNGDKVTHNGKCFVAKNGPGVWESPVQSNWFWDEISCN; from the coding sequence ATGTTAAAAATCAAATATTTGGCGACAGTGCTCGGCTGCACATTGGCAGCGCAGAGTCATGCGTCTTTGAACATCCAACCTGATCCGCAAAACCCGAATGGTTACCTTGTTGAAAAGTCGGCCCTACAAGCTGCTGAACAAGCGAAAACATCCGATCCTATGTATGCGATCTGGTCACAAGCATTACAGACTCGTCCCAATAGTATTGTTGAAGCGATAGAACCGGGCTTAGCCTCGAATCCTGAAAACGTGAAACGAGTCGAGCGTGTATTCCCCCAATCTGAATGGGATTTCCTCACTCAAATGGCTGCGCCAGAATATACTTACACTCGCTTCTTACGTGCGATTGGCAAATTCCCAGCCTTCTGTGGAGAGTACACCGACGGCCGTGACTCCGACGCCATTTGTAAAAAATCCATCATTACGGCCTTTGCTCACTTCTCACAAGAGACGGGCGGTCACATTGCGATAGACAACACCTCTGATAATCCATTAGCTCTCGAAGAGTGGCAGCAAGCGCTGGTGCATGTTCGTGAAATGGGTTGGTCTGAAGGCCAAGAAGGTTATACCACGGGTTGTGGTCAGAACGATTGGCAGAATGCACGTTGGCCATGTGCCGCGGGGCAGGGTTACTTCGGACGTGGTGCTAAACAGCTTTCTTACCATTTTAACTACGGCGCGTTCTCGGAAGTGATGTTTGATGGTGATGCGACGGTTCTATTGAATAATCCGGGTTTAGTGGCGGATTCTTGGTTGAACTTGGCTTCTGCTATCTGGTTCTTCCTTACGCCTCAAGCGCCTAAACCAGCCATGCTGCACGTGATTGACCGTACTTGGACGCCCTCTCAACGCGAGTTGGATGCGGGAATTGGTTATGGCTTTGGTACCACGATCAATGTGATTAATGGTGGTATCGAGTGTGGTGAGCAGAACAAAGACAAAGGCCAACCCGTTAACCGTATTCGTTATTGGGAAGGGTTAGCGGCGCACTATCAAATTCCGGTAGAAGCGGATGAAGCCAATACTTGTTGGCAGCAAACGCCTTACGGAAGCTTGAATCTCAACGGCGCGACCGATGTGTTGTACACCAACTGGGATGGTAACTGGAAATACTACGCAGACCGCCCAGAAGGCTACTCATTTGAATGTGAGTTGGTTGGATTCCAAACGGCATATTCAGCGCTAGTGGCTGGCGATTACGAGAAGTGTGTGACCAACTTTTATGGTTCTCATGCGAGCTGGCCTGAAGTGAAAGTGGTCGATAAGCTTGATCCGGTAGACCCTGGAACTGATCCGGGTGTTAATGGTTGGAGTGCGACTAAGGTTTACAACGCGGGTGACCAAGTGACTCACAACGGCGCAACCTACGAAGCGAAATGGTGGACACAAGGGGATGACCCTGCCAATGGCGGCCCTTGGAAGTTGATTGCTGGAGAGCCAACACCACCCGTAGTCACCGATCCTGCGCCAGTCGATCCTACACCTGTTGACCCAACACCAGTTGAACCACCTGTTACCGAGCCGCCTGTCGTCGTTGACCCATCGGTGTTTATCACATGGCAAGCGGGCGTTAGCCAAGTGAGTAACGGTGATAAAGTGACGCATAACGGCAAGTGTTTCGTGGCTAAAAACGGCCCGGGTGTATGGGAAAGCCCTGTTCAGTCGAATTGGTTCTGGGATGAAATTAGCTGTAATTGA
- a CDS encoding Na+/H+ antiporter NhaC family protein produces MEQTDITSLIPIVITLVLSLATRNVVIGLFAGVLSGVAMLTGMFSELNPLDTFGTMVKGYLVPQLTDSYNAGVIMLLVFIGGFVALMEKSGGGVAFAKRVTQWVSNKCQAQISAWLGGIVIFFSDLGTPLIVGPVFRPLFDKLKLSRQKLAFIIDSTSSPVAILIPFIGWGVYIMSLIQKEFTALNINMSDWDAFIGAIPFQFYAFLAIFIVPLVSVKGLDFGPMAKAERDCQAGINSGVNNESLNPFSHKNAKASFVWAPLLVMLVVLCAMLVPQGFPFQKVAGSSFRAALSSAYFFAAITLISLMAYYGVRKLSDGVSVYLKGMGNMMPVAIILVLAWALSTVGKELGAAAYIAEQAQSGFPYWLVPAVAFLLSAIISFATGSSWGTFAIMMPLVIPTAIAIDAPLLVAIGAVLSGGLFGDHCSPISETTILSSTGAGCDQFEHFKTQLPYALMNGSIALVSFVVAGFTGSAWVVLGALVAQLILVTLLAKRDASKNASSEVQSQVSESKPQQA; encoded by the coding sequence ATGGAACAGACAGATATCACGTCACTCATCCCCATTGTGATTACTTTGGTGTTGTCGTTGGCGACAAGGAATGTGGTGATTGGCCTTTTTGCTGGCGTGCTGAGTGGTGTTGCGATGCTGACTGGCATGTTTAGCGAACTTAACCCGCTTGATACGTTTGGTACCATGGTTAAAGGTTACCTAGTTCCTCAACTTACCGATAGCTATAACGCAGGTGTGATCATGCTGTTGGTGTTCATCGGTGGCTTTGTTGCTTTAATGGAGAAGTCGGGTGGTGGTGTTGCGTTTGCCAAGCGTGTTACTCAATGGGTAAGCAATAAATGCCAAGCTCAAATCTCAGCATGGTTGGGTGGAATCGTTATATTTTTCTCAGACTTAGGCACCCCTTTAATTGTTGGCCCTGTTTTTCGTCCTCTTTTCGATAAACTGAAACTCTCAAGACAGAAGCTAGCATTCATCATCGACTCAACCTCGTCGCCCGTCGCTATTCTTATCCCTTTCATTGGATGGGGCGTTTACATCATGAGTCTGATTCAAAAAGAGTTCACGGCGTTGAATATCAACATGTCTGATTGGGATGCTTTCATCGGTGCGATTCCTTTTCAGTTCTACGCATTCCTCGCGATTTTCATCGTCCCGTTAGTGTCCGTTAAAGGTTTAGACTTTGGGCCAATGGCAAAAGCCGAGCGTGATTGCCAAGCGGGAATTAACTCTGGCGTGAATAACGAATCACTAAATCCGTTCTCGCATAAAAATGCAAAGGCATCTTTTGTCTGGGCACCATTGTTAGTGATGCTGGTGGTGTTGTGTGCGATGTTAGTTCCTCAAGGCTTCCCGTTCCAAAAGGTCGCGGGTTCATCGTTCAGAGCAGCTTTATCATCGGCTTACTTTTTTGCGGCGATTACCTTAATCTCACTCATGGCTTACTACGGCGTAAGAAAGCTGTCTGATGGTGTTTCAGTGTATTTAAAAGGCATGGGAAACATGATGCCCGTAGCGATCATCTTGGTATTGGCGTGGGCGCTAAGCACAGTCGGTAAAGAGTTGGGCGCAGCCGCTTATATTGCCGAGCAAGCACAGAGTGGTTTTCCATACTGGTTAGTACCAGCGGTCGCTTTTTTGTTGTCGGCGATTATTTCATTCGCAACAGGATCGTCGTGGGGAACCTTCGCGATAATGATGCCATTGGTTATTCCAACCGCGATTGCGATTGATGCACCGCTACTCGTCGCAATTGGCGCTGTGTTGTCTGGTGGTTTGTTTGGTGACCATTGCTCACCGATCTCTGAAACAACGATTCTTTCTTCAACAGGGGCAGGGTGTGACCAGTTTGAACACTTTAAGACACAGCTTCCTTATGCGTTGATGAACGGCTCTATCGCTTTGGTTAGTTTTGTAGTGGCAGGCTTTACTGGAAGTGCATGGGTGGTTCTAGGTGCGCTTGTTGCTCAGCTTATCCTTGTGACTCTGTTAGCTAAACGAGATGCGAGTAAAAACGCTTCTTCAGAAGTTCAATCTCAAGTGTCTGAATCTAAACCACAACAAGCGTAA
- a CDS encoding alanine/glycine:cation symporter family protein, with the protein MQSFVDFLNGIIWSPVLIYLCLGAGLFYSIMTRFVQIRHFFEMWRLLLSGKSSAKGISSFQALAVSLSGRVGTGNIAGVAAAIGFGGPGAVFWMWVVAFFGAATAYAESTLAQIYKEEDEGQFRGGPAYYIEKAMGQKWYAWIFAISTIFACGILLPGVQSNSIGNAVEAAFGSGDMIETAIGTFSFAKIFTGTVVAIILAFIIFGGVKRIANFTQIVVPFMALAYIIIAFVIILLNIGQVPAVFGMILGDAFTPMAGFGAAIGWGVKRGVYSNEAGQGTGPHAAAAANVDHPAQQGLVQAFSIYIDTLLVCSATAFMIIITGAYNVHGGAEGVFLVQNLAANIGANGPVFTQLAIESALPGIGKPFIAFALFFFAFTTILAYYYIAETNIAYLRRTIKIPGMMFVLKLVLITAVFYGTVKTANLAWAMGDVGVGLMAWLNIVGILIIFFMSKPALKALADYEEQQKQGVTEYTFNPVKLGIKGATYWEEKYKRKTGKSPEAETADTKPVEQPSA; encoded by the coding sequence ATGCAGTCATTCGTTGATTTTTTGAATGGAATAATCTGGAGCCCAGTACTTATCTACCTATGTTTAGGTGCAGGTTTGTTCTACTCCATCATGACTCGATTTGTTCAAATCCGTCACTTCTTTGAAATGTGGCGCTTGCTACTATCAGGTAAAAGCTCTGCAAAAGGCATCTCGTCTTTCCAAGCTCTTGCCGTTTCGCTATCTGGCCGTGTAGGTACAGGTAACATTGCTGGTGTTGCTGCCGCTATCGGTTTCGGTGGCCCGGGTGCAGTATTCTGGATGTGGGTTGTAGCCTTCTTTGGCGCCGCGACTGCTTACGCAGAATCTACGCTAGCGCAAATCTACAAAGAAGAAGACGAAGGCCAGTTCCGTGGCGGTCCGGCTTACTACATTGAAAAAGCAATGGGCCAGAAGTGGTACGCATGGATCTTCGCTATCTCGACTATTTTTGCATGTGGCATTTTGCTTCCAGGTGTTCAGTCAAACAGTATTGGTAATGCTGTAGAAGCTGCATTTGGCTCAGGCGACATGATTGAAACAGCTATCGGTACATTCAGTTTCGCTAAAATTTTCACTGGTACTGTTGTTGCTATCATCCTTGCTTTCATCATCTTTGGTGGTGTTAAACGTATTGCGAACTTCACACAAATTGTTGTTCCATTCATGGCATTGGCTTACATCATTATCGCGTTCGTTATCATCTTGCTAAACATCGGCCAAGTGCCAGCTGTTTTCGGAATGATTCTTGGCGATGCATTCACACCTATGGCGGGCTTTGGTGCTGCAATTGGTTGGGGTGTTAAGCGTGGTGTTTACTCAAACGAAGCAGGTCAAGGTACTGGTCCTCACGCGGCAGCAGCGGCAAATGTCGATCACCCAGCTCAGCAAGGTTTGGTACAAGCGTTCTCTATCTACATCGATACTCTTCTAGTATGTTCTGCTACAGCGTTCATGATCATCATCACTGGTGCTTACAACGTTCACGGCGGCGCTGAAGGCGTGTTCCTTGTTCAGAACCTAGCAGCAAACATTGGTGCGAATGGTCCTGTATTTACACAGCTTGCTATTGAAAGTGCATTACCAGGTATTGGTAAGCCATTCATCGCATTTGCTCTGTTCTTCTTCGCATTTACAACGATTCTTGCTTACTACTACATCGCAGAAACGAATATTGCTTACCTACGTCGTACCATCAAGATCCCTGGCATGATGTTCGTACTTAAGCTTGTTCTTATCACTGCGGTTTTCTATGGCACAGTCAAAACAGCTAACCTTGCATGGGCAATGGGTGATGTTGGTGTTGGCTTGATGGCATGGTTAAACATCGTTGGTATTCTGATCATCTTCTTCATGTCTAAGCCTGCGCTTAAAGCTCTAGCAGACTACGAAGAACAGCAGAAACAAGGTGTGACTGAGTACACATTCAACCCTGTAAAACTAGGCATTAAAGGTGCTACTTACTGGGAAGAAAAGTACAAGCGTAAAACAGGCAAGTCTCCTGAAGCTGAAACTGCAGACACTAAACCTGTAGAGCAACCTTCAGCTTAA
- the xseA gene encoding exodeoxyribonuclease VII large subunit: MTNPNIFTVSRLNSEVRLLLENEMGIVWLVGEISNFSAPVSGHWYLTLKDSRAQVKCAMFRGNNRRVTFKPQNGNQVLVKARLSLYEPRGDYQLIIESMQPEGDGKLQQEFEKLKMNLAAEGLFAQSSKQILPEHPKCVGVITSKTGAALFDILDVLKRRDPSLPVIVYPTMVQGEGASIQIAQAIGRANERDECDVLIVGRGGGSLEDLWCFNNEIVARTIAASQIPIISAVGHEVDVTIADFVADMRAPTPSAAAELVSRDNSHKEQAYASKRARLVSAIRHVLIKQAQSTQTLKYRLEKQHPSYQLQKQSQQLDDLDMRLRRGMTQYLKQHAQRVERKQHQLQLNSPVKRLGEQKLHLQRSEQKLLDAMDKTLLTTRHQLAMAAEKLETVSPLATLKRGYSITHSASSKTVSSINDVEVGEVITTQVEDGVIESQVTTRVAKSEL, translated from the coding sequence ATGACTAATCCAAACATCTTTACTGTTTCTCGCCTCAACTCAGAGGTTCGTCTCCTATTAGAAAACGAAATGGGAATAGTCTGGCTCGTTGGTGAAATCTCAAATTTCTCTGCACCTGTCTCTGGTCACTGGTACCTCACGCTTAAAGACTCTCGCGCTCAAGTTAAGTGCGCTATGTTTCGTGGCAATAACCGCCGTGTGACTTTTAAGCCTCAGAACGGTAATCAAGTTTTAGTCAAAGCACGTCTGTCTCTTTATGAGCCACGCGGTGACTATCAACTCATCATCGAAAGCATGCAGCCAGAGGGTGATGGTAAGCTTCAGCAAGAGTTTGAAAAGCTTAAGATGAACCTCGCTGCAGAAGGGCTATTTGCCCAGTCCAGTAAGCAAATTCTGCCAGAACATCCTAAGTGCGTTGGTGTTATCACCTCTAAAACAGGTGCAGCCCTCTTCGATATTCTCGATGTACTGAAAAGACGCGACCCGTCATTGCCAGTCATCGTGTATCCGACCATGGTACAAGGTGAAGGAGCTTCGATTCAGATCGCTCAAGCGATTGGACGTGCGAATGAGCGCGACGAATGTGATGTATTGATCGTTGGTCGTGGTGGCGGTTCATTAGAAGACTTATGGTGTTTCAATAACGAGATCGTCGCTCGCACAATTGCAGCAAGCCAAATACCGATTATCAGCGCCGTTGGCCATGAAGTTGATGTCACTATCGCGGATTTCGTGGCAGATATGCGTGCTCCAACGCCATCAGCAGCCGCTGAATTGGTTAGCCGTGACAACAGTCATAAAGAGCAAGCTTATGCGTCTAAACGTGCTCGTTTAGTGAGTGCGATTCGTCATGTGCTAATCAAACAAGCACAATCAACTCAAACGTTGAAATACCGCTTAGAGAAACAACACCCGAGCTACCAACTGCAAAAGCAGAGTCAGCAGCTTGATGACTTAGACATGCGTTTACGTCGTGGTATGACTCAATACCTAAAACAACATGCACAGCGTGTTGAACGTAAACAGCACCAGCTTCAGTTGAACTCACCAGTAAAGCGCCTTGGTGAACAAAAACTGCATCTACAACGTTCAGAGCAAAAGCTATTAGATGCGATGGATAAAACACTGCTAACCACTCGTCACCAGCTAGCCATGGCTGCCGAGAAGTTAGAGACCGTTAGTCCACTTGCTACCCTAAAGCGTGGCTACAGCATTACTCATTCAGCATCGAGTAAGACCGTGTCATCGATTAATGACGTAGAAGTAGGTGAAGTGATCACCACTCAAGTTGAAGACGGTGTAATTGAATCGCAAGTGACAACAAGAGTCGCGAAGAGCGAGCTTTAG
- the guaA gene encoding glutamine-hydrolyzing GMP synthase: protein MTKNIHDQRILILDFGSQYTQLVARRIREIGVYCELWSWDVEEADIREFNPDGIILSGGPESVTEENSPRAPQYVFDSGVPVFGICYGMQTMAEQLGGKVATSTEREFGYAAVQVTGESALFADLETTQDVWMSHGDKVVEIPADFTKIAETDTCPYAAMANEDKKYYGVQFHPEVTHTKNGLKMLENFVLNACGCEGLWTSASIIEDAVARIKEQVGDDEVILGLSGGVDSSVVAMLAHRAIGDKLTCVFVDNGLLRLNEGEQVMDMFGDKFGLNIIKVDAEERFLNALEGEAEPEAKRKIIGHVFVDIFDEESKKLKNAKWLAQGTIYPDVIESAASKTGKAHVIKSHHNVGGLPDDMEMGLVEPLRELFKDEVRKIGLELGLPYNMLYRHPFPGPGLGVRVLGEVKKEYCDLLRRADAIFIEELHAADLYHKVSQAFTVFLPVRSVGVMGDGRKYDWVVSLRAVETIDFMTAHWAHLPYDFLGKVSNRIINEVNGISRVVYDISGKPPATIEWE from the coding sequence ATGACTAAAAATATTCATGACCAACGTATTCTAATTCTGGACTTCGGTTCTCAATACACACAGCTAGTAGCTCGTCGTATTCGTGAGATCGGTGTTTACTGTGAACTTTGGAGCTGGGACGTAGAAGAAGCGGATATTCGTGAATTCAATCCAGACGGTATCATCCTATCTGGTGGCCCTGAAAGTGTAACGGAAGAGAATTCTCCACGTGCACCTCAGTACGTATTTGATTCAGGTGTTCCTGTCTTCGGTATCTGCTACGGCATGCAAACTATGGCTGAGCAACTTGGCGGTAAAGTAGCAACGTCTACTGAGCGCGAGTTCGGCTATGCAGCGGTACAAGTAACGGGTGAATCTGCACTTTTCGCTGACCTTGAGACAACTCAAGACGTTTGGATGAGCCACGGTGACAAAGTGGTTGAAATCCCTGCTGATTTTACAAAAATCGCAGAGACAGACACTTGCCCATACGCAGCAATGGCAAACGAAGATAAGAAATACTACGGTGTTCAATTCCACCCAGAAGTAACACACACTAAAAACGGCCTAAAAATGCTTGAGAACTTCGTTCTTAACGCGTGTGGTTGTGAAGGTCTGTGGACTTCAGCGTCTATCATTGAAGATGCAGTTGCACGCATTAAAGAACAAGTAGGTGACGACGAAGTTATCCTTGGTCTTTCTGGTGGTGTTGATTCATCTGTAGTTGCGATGCTTGCTCACCGCGCTATCGGCGACAAACTAACATGTGTATTTGTTGATAACGGCCTTCTTCGTTTAAACGAAGGCGAGCAGGTTATGGACATGTTTGGTGACAAATTCGGCCTTAACATCATTAAAGTTGATGCTGAAGAACGTTTCCTTAACGCTCTGGAAGGCGAAGCTGAACCAGAAGCGAAACGTAAGATCATCGGTCACGTATTCGTAGATATCTTCGACGAAGAGTCTAAGAAACTGAAGAATGCTAAATGGCTTGCTCAGGGTACTATCTACCCAGACGTCATCGAGTCTGCAGCATCTAAGACTGGCAAAGCACACGTAATCAAATCTCACCACAACGTTGGTGGCCTTCCTGATGATATGGAAATGGGCCTTGTTGAGCCTCTACGTGAGCTGTTTAAAGATGAAGTACGTAAGATCGGCCTAGAGCTTGGTCTTCCATACAACATGCTTTACCGCCACCCATTCCCGGGTCCAGGTCTAGGTGTTCGTGTACTTGGCGAAGTGAAGAAAGAGTACTGTGATTTACTGCGTCGTGCTGATGCTATCTTCATTGAAGAGCTTCACGCTGCTGACCTTTACCACAAAGTATCTCAAGCATTCACGGTATTCCTACCAGTACGTTCAGTTGGCGTAATGGGCGATGGCCGTAAGTACGATTGGGTTGTATCTCTACGTGCTGTAGAAACTATCGACTTCATGACTGCTCACTGGGCACACCTACCATACGACTTCCTAGGTAAGGTTTCTAACCGCATTATCAACGAAGTTAACGGCATCTCACGTGTTGTTTACGATATTTCTGGTAAGCCACCAGCAACTATCGAGTGGGAATAA
- the guaB gene encoding IMP dehydrogenase, giving the protein MLRIAKEALTFDDVLLVPAHSTVLPNTADLRTQLTKNISLNIPMISASMDTVTEARLAIALAQEGGIGFIHKNMSIEQQAEMVRQVKIYEAGVVSHPVTVNPDATIADVVALTQKHGFAGFPVVTETNELVGIITGRDVRFVTDLSKKVDVVMTPKARLASVKEGATREEVQEKMHEARVEKVLVVNDDFQLTGMITAKDFHKAERKPNACKDERGSLRVGAAVGAGAGNEERVAALVEAGVDVLLIDSSHGHSEGVLNRIRDTRAAYPDLQIIGGNVATGAGARALIEAGVSAVKVGIGPGSICTTRIVTGVGVPQVTAIADAAEVANEYGIPVIADGGIRFSGDICKAIVAGASCVMVGSMFAGTEEAPGEVILYNGRSYKSYRGMGSLGAMSQGSSDRYFQSDNAADKLVPEGIEGRIAYKGRLKEIVHQQMGGLRSSMGLTGSATVEDMRTKAEFVRISGAGMKESHVHDVQITKEAPNYRLG; this is encoded by the coding sequence ATGCTAAGAATTGCCAAAGAAGCGCTGACATTCGACGACGTACTGCTAGTGCCAGCACACTCCACCGTTCTCCCTAATACAGCTGATCTTCGCACTCAGCTGACGAAGAATATTTCCCTAAACATCCCAATGATCTCTGCATCGATGGATACTGTGACAGAAGCTCGCCTAGCGATTGCACTGGCACAAGAAGGCGGAATAGGCTTCATTCATAAGAACATGTCTATTGAACAGCAAGCTGAAATGGTTCGCCAGGTTAAAATTTACGAAGCAGGTGTGGTTTCTCACCCTGTTACTGTAAACCCTGACGCGACAATCGCTGATGTTGTAGCCCTTACTCAAAAACACGGCTTTGCCGGTTTCCCTGTTGTTACTGAAACAAACGAACTTGTTGGTATTATTACTGGCCGTGACGTTCGCTTTGTGACTGACCTTTCTAAGAAAGTTGATGTAGTAATGACGCCTAAAGCTCGCCTTGCTTCTGTTAAAGAAGGTGCAACTCGTGAAGAAGTTCAAGAGAAAATGCACGAAGCGCGCGTTGAAAAAGTTCTTGTTGTAAATGATGACTTCCAACTAACTGGAATGATCACTGCAAAAGATTTCCATAAAGCAGAACGTAAACCAAACGCTTGTAAAGATGAGCGCGGCAGCCTACGTGTAGGTGCAGCTGTTGGTGCTGGTGCTGGTAACGAAGAGCGCGTTGCTGCTCTAGTTGAAGCTGGCGTAGACGTTCTACTTATCGACTCTTCACATGGTCACTCTGAAGGCGTACTTAACCGTATCCGTGATACGCGTGCTGCATACCCTGATCTACAAATCATCGGTGGTAACGTAGCAACTGGCGCTGGTGCTCGTGCTCTTATCGAAGCCGGTGTTAGTGCGGTTAAAGTAGGTATCGGCCCGGGTTCAATCTGTACGACTCGTATCGTTACTGGTGTTGGTGTTCCTCAAGTAACAGCAATCGCAGACGCAGCTGAAGTGGCTAACGAATACGGTATTCCAGTAATCGCAGATGGCGGCATTCGCTTCTCTGGCGATATCTGTAAAGCTATCGTTGCTGGCGCATCTTGTGTGATGGTTGGTTCAATGTTCGCGGGTACTGAAGAAGCACCGGGTGAAGTTATCCTTTATAACGGTCGTTCTTACAAGTCTTACCGTGGTATGGGTTCTCTTGGCGCTATGTCTCAAGGTTCTTCTGACCGTTACTTCCAATCTGACAACGCTGCAGACAAGCTTGTTCCAGAAGGTATTGAAGGTCGTATCGCATACAAAGGTCGTCTAAAAGAGATCGTTCACCAACAGATGGGCGGTCTACGCTCAAGCATGGGCCTAACGGGTTCTGCAACTGTTGAAGACATGCGTACTAAAGCTGAGTTTGTTCGTATCTCTGGTGCGGGCATGAAAGAATCTCACGTACACGATGTTCAAATCACGAAAGAAGCACCTAACTACCGTTTAGGTTAA
- a CDS encoding acetate uptake transporter, with protein sequence MSTKLANPAPLGLMGFGMTTILLNIHNAGFFPMDSMILAMGIFYGGLSQVIVGTMCFKRGDTFGTTAFTSYGLFWLSLVGLIVMPYMGLPASPAAFMGWYLLLWGIFTGFMFIGSLCYPVAKQVVFGSLTILFFLLAARDFTGSELIGTIAGFEGIFCGASAIYFAMAQVINNEYGRTVLPVGEKKAPQMATQEIAA encoded by the coding sequence ATGTCGACCAAACTAGCTAACCCAGCGCCACTAGGCTTAATGGGTTTCGGTATGACCACTATTCTTCTTAATATCCACAACGCAGGTTTCTTCCCAATGGATTCAATGATCCTTGCGATGGGTATTTTTTACGGTGGTTTAAGCCAAGTTATCGTGGGCACAATGTGTTTCAAACGTGGTGACACGTTCGGTACAACTGCGTTTACTTCTTACGGCCTATTCTGGTTGTCTTTGGTTGGTTTGATTGTAATGCCTTACATGGGTCTACCAGCAAGCCCTGCAGCATTCATGGGTTGGTACCTATTACTATGGGGCATCTTCACCGGCTTCATGTTCATCGGTTCTCTATGCTACCCAGTTGCGAAGCAAGTAGTATTCGGTTCACTAACTATCTTGTTCTTCCTACTTGCAGCTCGTGATTTCACTGGCAGCGAACTAATCGGCACTATCGCTGGTTTTGAAGGTATCTTCTGTGGCGCTTCAGCTATCTACTTTGCTATGGCACAAGTCATCAACAACGAATACGGCCGCACAGTACTGCCTGTTGGTGAGAAGAAAGCACCGCAAATGGCAACACAAGAAATCGCTGCTTAA